A single window of bacterium DNA harbors:
- a CDS encoding aldehyde dehydrogenase family protein — MRTLTSFIGGCWEPEGGAAREIRSPYDDRVVTRAFMAGAPQVHRALDLAADARATMRRMPHHERAQILDGMARRVAAERESLAQLLVEEAGKPIALARLEADRCAQTISEAARCARLSADEMFPLDGYAPGTGKTAVVRRFPLGLVAAITPFNFPLNLAAHKIAPAIAAGCTMVLKPASQTPSTGAALARIAHESGLPTGALNVVLVGGGDAATLVDDPRVAMVTFTGSAEVGWGLKGRLPQKRVTLELGGNAGAIVEPDADLKLAAQKLAMGAFGYAGQSCISVQRIFVHASVAAPLTHELLAVTAAIPYGDPQDPTTICGPLIDRSNADRVAAWIAEAASLGARILCGGGRTGNVIAPTVVADAPNTARLNCQEVFGPVVNVTSYRTLDEAIAMVNDSQYGLQAGIFTQ; from the coding sequence ATGCGGACATTGACATCCTTTATAGGCGGCTGTTGGGAGCCGGAGGGCGGCGCCGCGCGGGAGATTCGCTCGCCCTATGATGACCGCGTGGTCACCCGCGCATTCATGGCCGGCGCGCCGCAGGTCCATCGCGCGTTGGACCTAGCCGCCGACGCGCGCGCGACCATGCGGCGGATGCCGCATCACGAGCGGGCGCAGATTCTCGATGGGATGGCCCGACGCGTCGCCGCGGAACGCGAATCGCTGGCGCAGTTGCTGGTCGAGGAAGCGGGAAAGCCGATCGCGCTGGCGCGTCTGGAAGCCGACCGTTGCGCCCAGACCATCAGCGAGGCGGCGCGCTGCGCGCGGCTGTCGGCCGATGAGATGTTTCCGCTGGACGGATATGCTCCCGGAACCGGCAAGACCGCGGTGGTGCGACGGTTTCCGCTGGGACTGGTGGCGGCGATTACGCCGTTTAACTTTCCTCTCAATCTGGCGGCGCACAAGATCGCTCCGGCCATCGCCGCCGGCTGCACAATGGTCCTGAAGCCGGCGTCGCAGACGCCATCGACCGGCGCGGCGTTGGCGCGGATCGCGCATGAGTCCGGGCTGCCGACCGGCGCGCTGAACGTGGTGCTTGTCGGCGGCGGCGATGCCGCGACGTTGGTCGACGATCCGCGTGTGGCGATGGTGACGTTCACCGGTTCGGCCGAAGTCGGCTGGGGCCTCAAGGGACGGCTGCCGCAGAAACGGGTCACGCTCGAGCTGGGCGGCAACGCCGGCGCAATTGTCGAACCGGACGCCGATCTGAAGCTGGCGGCGCAGAAATTGGCGATGGGCGCGTTCGGGTATGCCGGGCAGTCCTGCATCTCGGTCCAGCGCATCTTTGTCCATGCGTCGGTCGCGGCGCCGCTCACGCATGAACTGCTGGCGGTAACCGCGGCGATACCGTACGGCGACCCACAGGACCCGACGACCATCTGCGGACCGTTAATCGATCGCAGCAACGCCGACCGTGTGGCGGCGTGGATCGCCGAAGCCGCGTCGCTGGGAGCACGCATCCTCTGCGGCGGCGGGCGGACGGGAAATGTGATTGCCCCCACGGTGGTCGCCGATGCCCCTAACACCGCGCGGCTCAATTGCCAGGAGGTCTTCGGGCCGGTGGTCAATGTGACCAGCTACCGCACGCTGGACGAGGCGATTGCCATGGTCAACGACTCACAGTATGGACTGCAGGCGGGCATCTTCACCCAGGA